One Brassica napus cultivar Da-Ae chromosome C2, Da-Ae, whole genome shotgun sequence DNA window includes the following coding sequences:
- the LOC125581943 gene encoding uncharacterized protein LOC125581943, producing MDSTSAADNIREDAVSKVLGKDKPGRVRGFGRGITANKLAYLQFRDAKIAEMKSEIEDLKGMVRELAEKKKSNVDAETSESSGGFKEGVRVQILDWIESEDVVVGEGEFCSAEPKYKIGRIPIGPNAVAIVVKYALSASASLWRPTTDVLTLDEAVGYKISWPMDKVILDKDPNCSEDLSMQSKEGEYRRCKIYDWTNDEDEVIAEGLVCSSKSKDMVNNIPLGPNAVSVEVVKVFNDQAYLWRPTADMFLIGDALSEKIAWPVLKVEVMPTPATEVTPTKCAGKKIASPSKPAKKKAVSPGSTSSTRSPKQKCTLLDCNNSGRKVAEGRVASTDPNELCHFVPLGPNASKVWIDVAKIGDAKVWRPNSEIEYISDAMGSVVAWPNDKIKFV from the exons ATGGACTCCACATCAGCTGCTGATAACATAAGGGAAGATGCTGTGAGCAAGGTTTTGGGAAAAGACAAACCTGGACGAGTAAGGGGCTTTGGTAGAGGGATTACAGCTAATAAGCTAGCATATCTGCAATTTAGAGACGCTAAGATTGCAGAAATGAAAAGTGAGATTGAAGATTTAAAGGGGATGGTGCGAGAATTAGCTGAGAAGAAG AAAAGTAATGTTGATGCTGAAACATCTGAGAGTAGTGGTGGATTCAAAGAAGGAGTCAGAGTACAAATACTGGATTGGATTGAATCAGAGGATGTTGTTGTTGGTGAAGGAGAATTCTGCTCTGCTGAACCGAAGTACAAAATTGGTCGTATACCAATTGGTCCTAATGCAGTGGCTATCGTAGTTAAGTATGCACTAAGCGCATCAGCTTCACTCTGGAGGCCTACTACGGATGTGTTAACTCTTGATGAAGCTGTGGGATACAAGATATCTTGGCCAATGGATAAAGTGATTTTGGATAAGGATCCAAACTGTTCTGAAGATTTATCTAtg CAAAGCAAGGAAGGTGAATATCGAAGATGCAAGATATATGATTGGACCAATGATGAGGACGAGGTCATTGCTGAAGGTCTCGTGTGCTCTTCAAAATCCAAAGACATGGTTAACAACATACCTCTGGGTCCCAATGCTGTTAGTGTCGAAGTAGTGAAGGTGTTCAATGATCAAGCATATTTGTGGAGGCCAACCGCTGATATGTTCTTGATTGGTGATGCACTTAGCGAGAAAATAGCATGGCCAGTCCTAAAGGTTGAAGTCATGCCTACACCCGCTACAGAAGTAACACCAACTAAATGTGCAGGGAAGAAAATAGCATCACCTTCGAAGCCAGCCAAGAAAAAAGCAGTG AGTCCAGGCAGCACTAGTTCGACCAGAAGTCCGAAGCAGAAGTGCACTCTCTTGGATTGCAACAACTCTGGACGTAAGGTAGCTGAAGGAAGGGTAGCTTCAACGGATCCGAATGAGTTGTGCCACTTTGTACCCCTAGGTCCAAATGCAAGCAAGGTGTGGATTGATGTGGCTAAGATCGGTGATGCAAAAGTCTGGAGGCCAAATTCAGAGATTGAATACATATCTGATGCAATGGGTTCGGTTGTGGCATGGCCAAATGACAAAATCAAGTTTGTCTAA
- the LOC125581942 gene encoding uncharacterized protein LOC125581942 gives MLCPCRDCRNLSHQSLDKIVEHLVIRGMDKKYKSSRWSIHGEKRDSAEDSVLQYETEAFDLFKTTFSMDEGGPNPTTDNEDDEAPEEIEFKKKLRDAQTPLYSDCLKHTKVSAIMGLYRFKVKSGVSENYFDQLLVLLEDLLPEDNVLPKSLAAIKKFLKIFGFGYDSIHACKNDCILYRKEYENLESCPRCKVSRWEMDKHSNELKVGIPAKVLRYFPIKDRFRRMFRSQRMAEDLRWHYTNATEDGTMRHPVDSISWAQVNAKWPDFAADPRNLRLGISTDGMNPFSMQSTNHSTWPVLLVNYNTPPTMCMKAENIMLTLLIPGPTAPGNNIDVYLAPLIDDLKDLWAEGIEVYDSFAKENFNLRALLLWSISDYPALGTLSGCKVKGKQACNVCGKDTPARWLKFSRKFVYMSNRRRLPPGHRYRYKKAWFDNTVEEGNANRIQTGAEIYETLQAFTNDFGRPLEKKKKRKRLELEDDERLQEEECEESNELWRWKKRSIFFDLPYWKVNYSN, from the coding sequence ATGCTATGCCCTTGTAGAGACTGCCGCAATCTGAGCCATCAGTCACTGGATAAAATTGTGGAGCATTTGGTGATTAGGGGTATGGATAAGAAGTATAAGAGTTCTCGTTGGAGTATTCATGGAGAAAAAAGAGATTCTGCAGAAGACagtgttcttcaatatgaaacAGAGGCGTTTGATTTGTTTAAGACAACATTCTCCATGGACGAAGGTGGTCCAAACCCGACAACTGACAACGAAGACGATGAAGCACCAGAGGAAATTGAGTTTAAGAAAAAGCTCAGAGACGCTCAAACGCCATTATACTCGGATTGTCTCAAGCACACAAAGGTTTCAGCTATCATGGGACTTTACAGATTCAAGGTTAAAAGTGGTGTGTCGGAGAACTACTTTGATCAGCTGTTGGTTTTACTTGAGGATTTGCTACCTGAAGACAATGTTCTTCCCAAGAGTTTAGCTGCAATCAAGAAATTTCTGAAGATCTTTGGGTTCGGCTACGACAGTATTCATGCTTGCAAGAATGATTGCATATTGTATAGGAAGGAGTATGAGAACCTAGAAAGCTGTCCAAGATGCAAAGTTTCAAGATGGGAAATGGATAAGCACAGTAATGAGTTAAAGGTGGGGATTCCGGCAAAGGTCCTTAGATATTTTCCAATCAAGGACAGGTTTAGGAGGATGTTTAGATCACAAAGGATGGCTGAAGATCTGCGTTGGCACTATACCAATGCCACTGAAGATGGTACAATGCGGCACCCTGTTGATTCTATCTCTTGGGCACAAGTGAATGCTAAATGGCCAGACTTTGCTGCTGATCCACGGAATCTTCGACTTGGGATTTCTACAGATGGGATGAACCCTTTCTCCATGCAAAGCACCAATCACAGCACATGGCCAGTGTTGTTAGTGAACTATAACACGCCTCCAACCATGTGTATGAAGGCTGAGAATATAATGCTGACTTTGTTGATCCCTGGTCCTACTGCTCCTGGTAACAACATTGATGTTTACCTAGCACCACTGATAGACGATCTAAAGGATTTGTGGGCTGAGGGTATTGAAGTGTATGACTCATTTGCGAAGGAGAACTTTAATCTCAGAGCCTTGCTGCTTTGGAGTATCAGTGACTATCCAGCCTTAGGAACACTGTCTGGATGTAAAGTAAAGGGGAAACAAGCCTGCAATGTATGTGGAAAGGATACACCTGCAAGGTGGCTTAAGTTTAGCCGCAAGTTTGTCTACATGAGTAACAGAAGGAGACTACCGCCTGGCCATCGTTACAGATATAAAAAAGCTTGGTTTGACAACACTGTGGAGGAAGGGAATGCTAATAGGATACAAACAGGCGCTGAGATATATGAGACACTACAAGCTTTTACGAATGATTTTGGTAGACCtctagagaagaaaaaaaaaaggaaaagactagagttggaagatgatgaGAGGTTACAAGAAGAAGAGTGTGAAGAATCAAATGAACTATGGCGGtggaagaagagatcaataTTCTTTGATCTACCTTACTGGAAGGTAAACTATAGTAACTGA